The genomic region AACAACCATTTGATTAGGACTTACCATTACTGCGCCAAGCGTAGTGATGGTAACAGCATTTTTGATGCCATAGCACCCATGTTGAAGGAATAAAACTAGGATACCAATTTCTCCACTGGTTGGGGCGATAATAATCCGTTCTCCCTGGGGACTTCGTTCGGTCTAAGGTCGAGGGTTAGAGTAACTATAGTTTACGAACTAGGGTAAAAATCAGCAATAGCGTGAGTTTAGGATAACATTGACCGCAGGAAAACGTTATAGTTGAATCAACTTCAGTAAGATAGCACCTCACGACCATGACAAACGTTCAAATTCCCTGGACATCAGCCGATTTAGAACTGTTGCCCAATAACAATAACCGCTATGAAATTATCAATGGAGAATTGTACATGACTCACGCCCCCCATTGGAAACATCAGAAGACCATTGGTGAAATTTGCCGAATTTTAGGAAACTGGTCAAGCGAAACTCGATTGGGTGAAGTAATCTTCAATCCAGGGCTAATCTTTACTGACACCGATAATGTAATCCCCGATCTAGTTTGGATGGTGAATGAGAGGTTAAATAACTCTGTTGATGAATCGGGTCATTTTATTGCAGCTCCAGAGTTAGTGGTTGAAGTGTTATCGGAAAGTAAAACTGATGTTCGTCGGGATAAGGAAAGCAAGTTAAAATTATATTCTAATCAAGGCGTGCGGGAATATTGGATTGTAGACTGGCGATTAAAGACCGTAGAGGTTTATCGACGGGAACAAGCGAAGTTAGAGTTAGTGATGACCTTATTAGAGGAAGATGAGATAACGTCTCCTTTGCTTCCTGGTTTTTCTTGCAAAGTCAATAACTTTTTTACATAAGCTAACAAGACAAACCAATAATCTCTGTAAACCCGCCCTAACCCCACCAACAAATCAACAACAACATTAGTTTTTATATCCCAGTTCATTAATTGCAATTCAATCGCCAGTGCGGGTCTACAAAATTGATGGGTTAGTTGCATAAATATTGGTGAATCCGCCCCTACAGTAAAAAATATTCGTTCATTTTGAATTCAACTCTATGCCTAAATCTCCAGTTATTAAGTCCGACGAATCTTATACATTTGCGGATTACTTTAAGCTTAACTTTGCCCCGCAAGATATTCTGGCATATTTTGATGTTTCGCTACAACGAAAATCGCTAAAACTTCCAGAATATACGGGCGAATTGGATCGCCTGGAGGACTTGAAAAATCGGATTGAAGAAAGTCTCCCGCGTCTGAGTTTAACTAGCGAAATGGCGAGACGAGAGTTTCTCATTGCTCCTGTTTTAACTGACGTGATGCACTATACTGAAGCCACGCTCAATGTGGAGTATCCCGTTGCCGTGAACAATCAATTGAAAGGCTCCTTAGACTATCTGCTCCAGAATAAGCAAACCTTGTTAGTCATTGAAGCAAAAAATGAGGATCTAGAGCGCGGTTTTCTGCAATTAGCTATTGAATTAATTGCCCTAGAACAGTGGTTTGAATCCGAGCAAACAATTTTACAAGGTGCTGTTTTAACGGGTAATATCTGGCAATTTGGTCAATTTAATCGTCAATCTCGGACAGTCACTCAGGATCTCGATCTCTACCGCGTCCCTGCTGACTTAAATCATCTACTGAGAGTCTTGGTTGAGGCAATTAATTATGGATCGTAAAGCCAAACCGAGTAGTGCTAACTTTATCGATGAGATGCTACAATTCAAGTAAACTAGATGACAGCCAATCGACTGCCCAACCCTGAAAATGCCATTATTGAAGATGCAAAGCTGGCTGGCTATTGTCTTAATCCGAATCATGTAGATGGTAAGCATAAAGCTCGCGTCTTTGCATCTGCTTTGGACTTAACTCTTGAAAATTCTGACGAACTCAAACAAGCTCTGCTATTCGCTGTTAAAAGTTATGATGCTATTCCTGACAAAGCTAATGCTTATGGACAAAAATATATTATTGATTTTTATTATACGCGAGGTGATAAAACCGCTACAATTCACAGTGTGTGGATGGTACGCAACAACGAAAACATTCCTCGTTTAGTGACTTGCTATATTCTTTAATGGAGCATAGACTATGAAACTTCTAGATGTGGTTGCCTTACTCGAAAATTTACCAGAACTGGGACTCTATCGAGGGCAAGTTGGAACCATTGTCGAACAATATGAACCTCAAGTGTTTGAAGTGGAATTTAGCGATAATGACGGGAAAGCCTATGCTATCGAGACCCTCAGTAAACATCAACTCATGGTACTGTATCACCATCCGATAAATCCTGAAAAAAT from Roseofilum reptotaenium CS-1145 harbors:
- a CDS encoding Uma2 family endonuclease, which produces MTNVQIPWTSADLELLPNNNNRYEIINGELYMTHAPHWKHQKTIGEICRILGNWSSETRLGEVIFNPGLIFTDTDNVIPDLVWMVNERLNNSVDESGHFIAAPELVVEVLSESKTDVRRDKESKLKLYSNQGVREYWIVDWRLKTVEVYRREQAKLELVMTLLEEDEITSPLLPGFSCKVNNFFT
- a CDS encoding DUF6883 domain-containing protein, whose amino-acid sequence is MTANRLPNPENAIIEDAKLAGYCLNPNHVDGKHKARVFASALDLTLENSDELKQALLFAVKSYDAIPDKANAYGQKYIIDFYYTRGDKTATIHSVWMVRNNENIPRLVTCYIL
- a CDS encoding DUF4926 domain-containing protein, which codes for MKLLDVVALLENLPELGLYRGQVGTIVEQYEPQVFEVEFSDNDGKAYAIETLSKHQLMVLYHHPINPEKIAI